In Deltaproteobacteria bacterium, a genomic segment contains:
- a CDS encoding ABC transporter permease, whose amino-acid sequence MLIRYVAMRLVQLVPMVLVVTMVVFFVMRIIPGDPVLVMLGAVEGAAISEDVYNAMRLRLGLDRPLIVQYLDWLWDMVRGDLGASITYRIPALDVILARLVPTAYLMVGGVIMAVAIAVPGGVLAAIHNNTKWDHFATGFVILGITVPTFWLALVAILVFAVYLGWLPAIGYTPPQEGIVEFLQHLVLPMTVVALNVAATVLRFQRQDFLEQMNLDYVRTARAKGLSERLVLWKHVLRNSLMTTVTVVGLQMAYLSGLVTVVENVFNYPGIGFLLLNSIHTRDFVVVQGVVLFMVFLAIGVNLVVDILYAVLDPRVRYK is encoded by the coding sequence GTGCTCATACGGTACGTCGCCATGCGCCTCGTGCAGTTGGTCCCCATGGTGCTGGTGGTCACCATGGTGGTCTTCTTCGTCATGAGGATCATCCCCGGAGACCCGGTGCTGGTGATGCTGGGCGCGGTGGAAGGGGCGGCGATCTCGGAGGACGTCTACAACGCCATGCGCCTGCGGCTGGGCCTGGACCGGCCGCTGATCGTGCAGTACCTCGACTGGCTGTGGGACATGGTGCGGGGCGACCTCGGGGCGTCCATTACCTACCGGATTCCGGCCCTCGACGTCATCCTGGCCCGGCTGGTGCCCACGGCTTACCTCATGGTCGGCGGCGTCATCATGGCCGTGGCCATCGCCGTGCCCGGCGGCGTGCTGGCCGCCATCCACAACAACACCAAGTGGGACCACTTCGCCACGGGCTTCGTCATCCTGGGCATCACCGTGCCCACGTTCTGGCTGGCCCTCGTCGCCATTCTCGTGTTCGCGGTGTACCTGGGCTGGCTTCCCGCCATCGGATATACGCCTCCGCAGGAAGGTATCGTGGAGTTCCTGCAGCACCTGGTCCTGCCCATGACCGTGGTGGCCCTGAACGTGGCCGCCACGGTGTTGCGCTTCCAGCGCCAGGACTTCCTCGAGCAGATGAACCTGGACTATGTGCGCACCGCCAGGGCCAAGGGCCTGAGCGAGAGGCTGGTGTTGTGGAAGCACGTCCTGCGCAACTCGCTGATGACGACGGTGACGGTGGTGGGCCTGCAGATGGCCTACCTGAGCGGCTTGGTGACCGTCGTCGAGAACGTCTTCAACTATCCCGGCATCGGTTTTCTGCTGTTGAACTCCATTCACACGCGGGATTTCGTGGTGGTTCAGGGAGTGGTGCTGTTCATGGTCTTCCTCGCCATCGGCGTCAACCTGGTGGTGGACATTCTCTACGCGGTGCTGGATCCGCGGGTCCGCTACAAGTAG
- a CDS encoding ornithine cyclodeaminase family protein — protein MALFFHSQDVDELVPFPEAVSITENALRKIGTSEGVNAPRKRLNLHRTVAEAPFDTVLNIYAGGSSSYGAVGAQVALHRKAIVGDQQRRPPYNPDQTELALVYDADTGTLLGIMAHRPKHAAGVADLRTPATSLAGLDLLAKEGARTVGIYGSGNQAYSTFVGLTELRRIDSAKVYSPTPAHREAFARKMTEITHVPVEPVAEAPRAAQDVDIILCMTNTNVPVIDGSWLEPGQYIISVIGSNIELVKSGNLDKPRREIDDATLQRCDFIVALSREQAVDSQQGDIYWPVQDGVITWDKVVDIADILTGKAPGRTSDDQVLLYKNQGGQGIVDIALAKKLYELAREHGKGFELDIQARENWWVQGGREDYWC, from the coding sequence ATGGCCCTGTTTTTCCATTCCCAGGACGTGGACGAGTTGGTTCCCTTTCCGGAAGCCGTCTCCATCACCGAGAACGCGCTCAGGAAGATCGGCACGTCCGAGGGCGTCAACGCGCCGCGCAAACGCTTGAACCTGCACCGCACCGTGGCCGAGGCGCCGTTCGACACCGTGCTCAACATCTACGCCGGCGGATCGTCGAGCTACGGCGCCGTGGGCGCGCAGGTGGCGCTGCACCGGAAGGCCATCGTCGGCGACCAGCAGCGGCGGCCGCCCTACAACCCCGACCAGACCGAGCTGGCACTGGTCTACGACGCGGACACGGGGACCCTCCTGGGGATCATGGCGCACCGGCCCAAGCACGCGGCGGGGGTGGCGGACCTGCGCACGCCGGCCACGAGCCTGGCGGGCCTCGACCTGTTGGCCAAGGAGGGCGCGCGCACGGTGGGCATCTACGGTTCCGGCAACCAGGCCTACTCCACCTTCGTGGGCCTGACCGAGCTGCGCAGGATCGACAGCGCAAAGGTCTACAGCCCCACGCCGGCGCACCGGGAGGCCTTTGCCCGAAAGATGACGGAGATCACCCACGTGCCGGTGGAGCCGGTGGCGGAAGCGCCGCGCGCCGCGCAGGACGTGGACATCATCCTGTGCATGACCAACACCAACGTGCCCGTCATCGACGGCTCCTGGCTGGAGCCGGGCCAGTACATCATCTCGGTCATCGGCAGCAACATCGAGCTGGTGAAAAGCGGCAACCTGGACAAGCCGCGGCGGGAGATCGACGACGCCACCTTGCAACGCTGCGACTTCATCGTCGCCCTCTCGCGCGAGCAGGCGGTGGACTCCCAGCAGGGCGACATCTACTGGCCGGTCCAGGACGGCGTCATCACCTGGGACAAGGTGGTCGACATCGCCGACATCCTGACCGGGAAGGCACCGGGACGCACCAGCGACGACCAGGTCCTCCTGTACAAGAACCAGGGCGGCCAGGGCATCGTGGACATCGCCCTGGCCAAGAAGCTGTACGAACTGGCGCGGGAGCACGGCAAGGGGTTCGAGCTGGACATCCAGGCGCGGGAGAACTGGTGGGTCCAGGGAGGGCGTGAAGACTACTGGTGCTGA
- the ppk1 gene encoding polyphosphate kinase 1, whose protein sequence is MAGRKKNSTLPLRNKEISWLAFNGRVLQEASDPSVPLLERLTFLGIFSSNQDEFFRVRVAHLRRLEQIGAGAQRLMGDDPAQVLQEIHAVVLKQQADFESIYRNILAELRRHGISIVTEKDLNRDQQAFIEEFYQQKLRPNLIPLMINHLTEFPQLKDQAIYLAIWLYSSGSRRSEYALIEIPTDVLSRFVILPRAGDRHYVILLDDVIRYCLKDIFSIFPFDHFEAYTIKLTRDAQLDLDDDLYESYIEKISKGLKQRRSGAPVRFIYDNQIPRRLLKLLKDKMGLDDQSGPFIPGGRYHNFKDFMGFPRIGPKKLSAVPLPPLPHGHIDAEKTFFKAIRRRDILVHYPYQDFDYLIEFLRQAAIDPKVRSIKMTLYRVARNSKIVNALINASRNGKKVTVVMELQARFDEADNVYWSERLQEEGVRVIHGVPGLKVHAKLILITRVSHRKTVLYANVSSGNFNETTARIYTDDSLFTADERITGEVKRVFSFLESNYRRTTFKHLLVSPYDTRRKLTRFIDTEIKNAGKGLPAWIILKVNNLEDRGLIRKLYEASEAGVDVRLMVRGMFSLVPGVKDVSERIQATAILDRFLEHSRVMAFADGGDEKFFISSGDWMERNVDHRVEVACPVYDPSLKKRLKDLLDILWDDNVKARVLDKDLRNRYQPAAGGSRTHAQEAIYAYLAEQHAPKPEADVGLRLAR, encoded by the coding sequence ATGGCCGGACGGAAAAAAAATTCGACGCTGCCGCTGCGAAACAAGGAGATAAGCTGGCTGGCGTTCAACGGCCGCGTCCTTCAGGAGGCGTCGGACCCGTCGGTGCCGTTGCTTGAGCGGCTGACCTTCCTCGGGATCTTTTCGTCCAACCAGGACGAGTTCTTTCGCGTGCGCGTGGCGCACCTGCGGCGCCTGGAGCAGATCGGCGCCGGCGCGCAGCGCCTCATGGGCGACGACCCCGCACAGGTGCTCCAGGAAATCCATGCCGTCGTCCTGAAGCAGCAGGCCGACTTCGAGAGCATCTACCGGAACATTCTCGCGGAGTTGCGGCGCCACGGCATCTCCATCGTCACGGAGAAGGACCTGAACCGCGATCAGCAGGCGTTCATCGAGGAATTCTACCAGCAGAAGCTGCGGCCGAACCTGATTCCGTTGATGATCAACCACCTGACGGAGTTCCCGCAGCTCAAGGACCAGGCCATCTATCTTGCCATCTGGCTCTACAGCAGCGGCTCCCGGCGGTCGGAATACGCGCTGATCGAGATCCCCACCGACGTGTTGTCGCGCTTCGTGATCCTGCCGCGGGCGGGCGACCGGCACTACGTCATCCTGCTGGACGACGTCATCCGCTATTGCCTCAAGGACATCTTCTCGATCTTCCCGTTCGACCATTTCGAGGCCTACACCATCAAGCTGACGCGCGACGCCCAACTCGACCTGGACGACGACCTCTACGAGAGCTACATCGAGAAGATCTCCAAGGGACTCAAGCAGCGCCGGTCCGGGGCGCCGGTGCGCTTCATCTACGACAACCAGATCCCCCGGCGGTTGCTCAAGCTGCTGAAGGACAAGATGGGGCTGGACGACCAGTCGGGACCGTTCATCCCCGGCGGACGCTATCACAACTTCAAGGACTTCATGGGGTTCCCGCGCATCGGCCCGAAGAAGCTGTCGGCGGTTCCCTTGCCGCCGCTGCCGCACGGACACATCGACGCGGAGAAGACTTTCTTCAAGGCCATCCGGCGCCGGGACATCCTGGTGCACTACCCGTACCAGGACTTCGACTACCTGATCGAGTTCCTGCGGCAGGCCGCCATCGACCCCAAGGTGCGCTCCATCAAGATGACGCTGTACCGGGTGGCGCGGAACTCGAAGATCGTCAATGCGCTGATCAACGCCAGCCGCAACGGCAAGAAGGTCACGGTGGTGATGGAGCTGCAGGCGCGCTTCGACGAGGCCGACAACGTCTACTGGTCGGAGCGGCTGCAGGAGGAAGGGGTACGGGTCATCCACGGCGTGCCGGGACTCAAGGTCCACGCCAAGCTGATCCTCATCACCCGGGTGTCGCACCGCAAGACCGTGCTCTACGCCAACGTCAGCAGCGGGAACTTCAACGAGACCACCGCGCGCATATACACCGACGACAGCCTGTTCACCGCCGACGAACGCATCACCGGCGAGGTCAAGCGGGTCTTCAGCTTCCTCGAATCCAATTACCGGCGGACCACCTTCAAGCACCTGCTGGTTTCTCCCTACGACACCCGGCGCAAGCTCACGCGGTTCATCGACACCGAGATCAAGAACGCCGGCAAGGGCCTGCCCGCCTGGATCATCCTCAAGGTCAACAACCTCGAGGACCGCGGCCTGATCCGGAAACTCTACGAGGCGAGCGAGGCCGGTGTCGACGTGCGCCTCATGGTGCGCGGGATGTTCTCGCTGGTTCCGGGTGTCAAGGACGTGAGCGAGCGCATACAGGCCACGGCGATCCTCGACCGCTTCCTGGAACATTCGCGGGTCATGGCGTTCGCCGACGGCGGCGACGAGAAGTTCTTCATCTCCTCGGGCGACTGGATGGAACGCAACGTGGACCACCGGGTCGAGGTAGCCTGTCCCGTCTACGATCCTTCGCTCAAGAAGCGGCTCAAGGACCTGCTCGACATCCTCTGGGACGACAACGTCAAGGCGCGGGTGCTGGACAAGGACCTGCGCAACCGCTACCAGCCCGCGGCCGGCGGCAGTCGAACGCACGCCCAGGAAGCCATCTACGCCTACCTGGCCGAACAGCACGCGCCCAAGCCGGAAGCGGACGTGGGCCTGCGCCTGGCGCGCTGA
- a CDS encoding formylglycine-generating enzyme family protein has product MRPSLGSIAGSLVLAASLVLSGTAAAAEGKHAGMVLIPAGEFTMGRDGGPPGEGPAHKLFLPAFFIDRNLVTMKDYARFISAKGPVGPKGEMYLDVLDDDNRIHPAGDTWQVEKGFEDYPASEMAWHGAVAYCKWLEKKLPSEAEWEKAARGADGRLYPWGNQPPTGELAFFGGWRGESVPVGRYPKGRSPYGVMDMAGQVWEWTRSTATTYPYDPKDGREDLSVPYPRVTRGGNASSDPEGLTATSRHIVDPGRQARGHAYYGFRCASKVEMVF; this is encoded by the coding sequence ATGAGGCCCAGCCTGGGCTCCATTGCAGGGTCGCTGGTATTGGCCGCAAGTCTCGTCCTTTCCGGCACGGCCGCCGCCGCCGAGGGCAAGCATGCGGGCATGGTGCTCATCCCCGCGGGGGAGTTCACCATGGGGCGGGACGGAGGTCCGCCCGGGGAGGGGCCGGCCCACAAGCTCTTCCTGCCGGCGTTCTTCATCGACCGGAACCTCGTCACCATGAAGGACTACGCGCGCTTCATCTCGGCCAAGGGGCCGGTGGGGCCCAAGGGCGAGATGTACCTGGACGTGCTGGACGACGACAACCGCATCCACCCGGCGGGCGACACCTGGCAGGTGGAGAAGGGTTTCGAGGACTACCCGGCCTCGGAGATGGCTTGGCACGGCGCGGTGGCGTACTGCAAGTGGCTCGAGAAGAAGCTCCCGAGCGAGGCGGAATGGGAGAAGGCCGCGCGCGGCGCCGACGGGCGGCTGTACCCGTGGGGCAACCAACCGCCCACGGGGGAGCTGGCCTTCTTCGGCGGCTGGCGCGGCGAATCGGTGCCCGTGGGCCGGTATCCCAAGGGGCGCAGTCCCTACGGCGTCATGGACATGGCCGGACAGGTGTGGGAGTGGACCCGCTCCACTGCGACGACTTACCCCTACGACCCCAAGGACGGGCGCGAGGACCTGTCGGTACCTTACCCGAGGGTAACCCGGGGCGGCAACGCCTCCAGCGATCCCGAAGGCCTCACCGCCACGTCGCGGCACATCGTGGACCCTGGCAGGCAGGCGCGCGGACACGCCTACTACGGGTTCCGCTGCGCGTCCAAGGTTGAGATGGTGTTCTGA
- a CDS encoding tripartite tricarboxylate transporter substrate-binding protein translates to MTVLRTILGALIVLGFLVQAATADESVYKGKQVVIVVSADAATSYDLYPRTAARYISKYIPGNPKVVVKNMPGASGMVAANWLYNIAKKDGLTMGAIHRTLPLTKALGVKQARFDPTKFNWIGTPVQETASCFVRSDSKYKTAEDLVNAKEPVKMAATQPRSDIFIVPLMLNNVMGTNMKVTSGYRGIMATALAVDKGEVDGICGWGYASLRALKKDWFEKKAIRILVQVGREKHPGLKDVPLASDLAKGDKKAILEVYNKQLSVGRPWTMPPGVPPERVETMRNAFAQVMKDPEFLKDAAKVRIQINPLHGKDLQTLVQQMVDIPEANKPVLKKTFNY, encoded by the coding sequence ATGACTGTTCTTCGCACTATCCTTGGAGCCCTGATCGTGCTCGGTTTCCTCGTCCAGGCGGCCACCGCGGACGAGTCGGTCTACAAGGGCAAGCAGGTGGTGATCGTCGTGTCCGCGGACGCCGCCACGTCCTACGACCTCTACCCGCGGACCGCGGCACGATACATCTCGAAATACATTCCCGGAAACCCGAAGGTGGTGGTGAAGAACATGCCCGGCGCCTCGGGGATGGTGGCGGCGAACTGGCTCTACAACATAGCCAAGAAGGACGGCCTCACCATGGGCGCGATTCACCGGACCCTGCCGCTGACGAAGGCCTTGGGCGTCAAGCAGGCGCGCTTCGACCCGACGAAGTTCAACTGGATCGGCACCCCGGTGCAGGAGACCGCGTCCTGCTTCGTCCGCTCCGACAGCAAGTACAAGACCGCCGAAGACCTGGTCAACGCCAAGGAACCGGTGAAGATGGCGGCCACGCAGCCGCGCTCCGACATCTTCATCGTGCCGCTGATGCTCAACAACGTCATGGGCACCAACATGAAGGTGACCTCCGGGTACCGCGGCATCATGGCTACCGCGCTGGCCGTGGACAAGGGAGAGGTGGACGGCATCTGCGGGTGGGGCTACGCCTCGCTGCGCGCCCTCAAGAAGGACTGGTTCGAGAAAAAGGCCATCCGCATCCTGGTGCAGGTCGGACGCGAGAAGCACCCCGGACTGAAGGACGTGCCGCTGGCCTCCGACCTCGCCAAGGGGGACAAGAAGGCCATCCTGGAAGTCTACAACAAGCAGCTCTCCGTGGGGCGGCCCTGGACCATGCCTCCCGGAGTGCCGCCGGAACGCGTGGAGACCATGCGCAACGCGTTCGCCCAGGTGATGAAGGATCCTGAATTCCTCAAGGACGCCGCGAAGGTGCGGATACAGATCAACCCGCTCCACGGGAAGGACCTGCAAACCCTCGTGCAGCAGATGGTCGACATTCCCGAGGCGAACAAGCCGGTGCTGAAAAAGACGTTCAACTACTGA
- a CDS encoding phosphoenolpyruvate carboxykinase (GTP), which translates to MHVNEAVRKFVKEAAAVCRPDDVVWCDGSEEERERLTQLAIREGDLIPLDQKSLPGCYLHRSASNDVARTEHLTFVCSREQDDAGPSNNWMAPDEAYDRLGVIFDGSMAGRTMYVVPFLMGPAGSPFSKVGIELTDSVYVALSMGSMTRMGQVALDHLGGSDDFTHGLHSKADLNIDRRFICHFPQDNTIWSVGSGYGGNALLAKKCMALRLASVLGQREGWLAEHMMIVGLESPEGETTYVCGALPSACGKTNLAMLVPPESMKGWRVFTVGDDIAWLRVGDDGRLWAVNPEAGFFGVVPGTNSRTNPNAMRTIRKNTIFTNVGLKPDGGVWWEGHDDPVPERVTDWRGRPWHLAKEGPVAHPNSRFTVPAGECPSISPERENPQGVPISAILFGARRQKLVPLVYQSFDWAHGTFLGATLASETTAAATGAVGVVRRDPMAMLPFCGYNMGDYWNHWLSMGKRLTRPPKIFRVNWFQRDERGGFLWPGFGENLRVLRWIIERSRDGGSADETPIGYLPKTSSIDCAGADVAGGALNRLLHVDREGWRTNLRSQSEFFEKFEDRLPAGIKEQHANLRQRLRGG; encoded by the coding sequence ATGCACGTGAACGAGGCTGTTCGGAAGTTCGTGAAGGAAGCGGCGGCCGTGTGCCGCCCCGACGACGTGGTCTGGTGCGACGGTTCGGAGGAAGAGCGGGAACGGCTGACCCAACTGGCGATCCGCGAGGGCGACCTGATCCCGCTGGACCAGAAGAGCCTGCCGGGCTGTTACCTCCACCGCAGCGCCTCCAACGACGTGGCGCGCACGGAGCATCTGACCTTCGTGTGTTCCCGCGAGCAGGACGACGCCGGCCCCTCCAACAACTGGATGGCGCCGGACGAAGCCTACGACCGGCTCGGGGTGATCTTCGACGGCTCCATGGCCGGGCGCACCATGTACGTGGTTCCCTTCCTCATGGGACCGGCGGGCTCCCCGTTCAGCAAGGTCGGCATCGAGCTGACCGACAGCGTGTACGTGGCCCTCAGCATGGGCTCCATGACGCGCATGGGCCAGGTCGCCCTCGACCACCTCGGCGGCTCAGACGACTTCACCCACGGACTCCACTCCAAGGCGGACCTGAACATCGACCGGCGCTTCATCTGCCACTTCCCGCAGGACAACACCATCTGGAGCGTGGGCTCCGGCTACGGCGGCAATGCGCTGCTGGCCAAGAAGTGCATGGCGCTGCGGCTCGCCAGCGTCCTGGGCCAGCGGGAAGGCTGGCTCGCCGAGCACATGATGATCGTCGGCCTCGAGAGCCCGGAGGGTGAGACCACCTACGTGTGCGGCGCGTTGCCGAGCGCCTGCGGCAAGACCAACCTGGCCATGCTGGTGCCGCCCGAGTCCATGAAGGGCTGGCGCGTGTTCACCGTCGGGGACGACATCGCGTGGCTGCGGGTGGGCGACGACGGGCGCCTGTGGGCGGTGAACCCCGAAGCCGGGTTCTTCGGCGTGGTCCCCGGGACCAACTCCAGGACCAACCCCAACGCCATGCGCACGATCCGCAAGAACACCATCTTCACCAACGTGGGGTTGAAACCCGACGGGGGCGTGTGGTGGGAGGGGCACGACGACCCGGTGCCCGAGCGCGTCACCGACTGGCGCGGGCGGCCGTGGCACCTCGCCAAGGAGGGTCCCGTGGCCCATCCCAACAGCCGTTTCACCGTGCCCGCCGGCGAATGCCCGTCCATCTCGCCGGAGCGCGAGAACCCCCAGGGCGTCCCCATAAGCGCCATCCTCTTCGGCGCCCGGCGCCAGAAGCTGGTTCCACTGGTCTACCAGTCCTTCGACTGGGCCCACGGCACCTTCCTCGGCGCCACCCTGGCGTCGGAGACCACCGCGGCCGCCACCGGAGCCGTCGGGGTGGTGCGGCGCGATCCCATGGCCATGCTGCCGTTCTGCGGCTACAACATGGGCGACTACTGGAACCACTGGCTCTCCATGGGCAAGCGCCTGACCCGTCCACCCAAGATCTTCCGCGTGAACTGGTTCCAGAGGGACGAGCGCGGCGGCTTCCTGTGGCCCGGGTTCGGCGAGAACCTGCGCGTGCTCCGGTGGATCATCGAGCGCTCGCGCGACGGCGGCAGCGCCGACGAGACCCCCATCGGCTACCTGCCCAAGACTTCGAGCATCGACTGCGCCGGAGCGGACGTCGCCGGCGGCGCCCTGAACCGGCTGCTCCACGTGGACCGGGAAGGCTGGCGCACGAACCTGCGCAGCCAGTCGGAGTTCTTCGAGAAGTTCGAAGACCGGCTCCCGGCGGGGATCAAGGAGCAGCACGCGAACCTCAGGCAGAGACTCCGCGGAGGATAG
- a CDS encoding P-II family nitrogen regulator, with protein MKKIEAIIKPFRLDEVKEALTAVGVSGMTVSEVKGFGRQKGHTELYRGAEYTVDFLPKVKIEVLLPEELLAGAVDAILNSAQTGKIGDGKIFVTTVDEVIRIRTNERGDEALR; from the coding sequence ATGAAAAAGATAGAAGCCATCATCAAGCCCTTTCGGCTGGATGAAGTGAAGGAGGCGCTGACCGCCGTCGGCGTCTCGGGGATGACCGTCAGCGAGGTCAAGGGGTTCGGGCGGCAGAAGGGCCACACCGAGCTTTACCGCGGCGCGGAGTACACCGTGGACTTCCTGCCCAAGGTCAAGATCGAGGTGCTGTTGCCGGAGGAGTTGCTGGCCGGCGCCGTCGACGCGATCCTCAACTCGGCCCAGACCGGCAAGATCGGCGACGGCAAGATATTCGTCACCACCGTGGACGAGGTCATCCGCATCCGCACCAACGAACGCGGCGACGAAGCCCTGCGTTGA
- a CDS encoding ABC transporter substrate-binding protein — MLVHFITFGENPAVVIGRQRGLFAAHGLEVETIVTRSSTQQMRGLSDGTYDLASTAFDNVLAWSGREGADIHAVARASERMGLPVYVRPEIGDWEDLRGRLLAVDAVDTAYALVLRRILLAHGLDMKRGDYKLDPVGATGPRFESMKSGQTFAGILNPPWDRRAEAEGMRRIADYREVLPNYPGGVFAVTTAWAAAHRRELVDLLKCLAEATAWGNDPGNRAEALGVLRNALELDEAGAAKELSSLPATTDLDVDGLQVPLDLRVSFDLPPGKGTDLAAYYDLRYHAEAVG, encoded by the coding sequence ATGCTCGTTCACTTCATCACTTTCGGCGAGAACCCCGCGGTCGTCATCGGACGCCAACGCGGCCTCTTTGCCGCCCACGGCCTGGAGGTGGAGACCATCGTCACCCGCAGCTCCACGCAACAGATGCGCGGCCTGAGCGACGGCACCTACGATCTTGCCTCCACCGCCTTCGACAACGTGCTCGCCTGGTCGGGGCGCGAGGGCGCCGACATCCACGCGGTGGCGCGGGCTTCCGAGCGCATGGGCCTGCCAGTGTACGTGCGCCCCGAGATCGGCGACTGGGAGGACCTGCGCGGCCGCCTGCTGGCGGTGGACGCCGTGGACACGGCCTACGCGCTGGTGCTCCGGCGGATCCTGCTGGCCCACGGACTGGACATGAAGCGCGGCGACTACAAGCTGGACCCGGTCGGCGCCACCGGTCCGCGCTTCGAATCCATGAAGAGCGGCCAGACCTTCGCCGGCATCCTGAACCCGCCCTGGGACCGGCGGGCGGAAGCGGAGGGCATGCGCCGCATCGCCGACTACCGCGAGGTGCTGCCCAACTACCCGGGCGGCGTCTTCGCGGTCACCACCGCGTGGGCGGCGGCGCACCGGCGCGAACTGGTGGATCTCCTCAAGTGCCTGGCCGAGGCCACCGCGTGGGGCAACGACCCGGGCAACCGGGCGGAGGCGCTCGGGGTGCTGCGGAACGCCCTGGAACTGGACGAGGCAGGCGCGGCCAAGGAGCTGTCCTCCCTGCCCGCCACCACGGACCTTGACGTCGACGGGTTGCAGGTGCCGCTGGACCTCCGGGTCTCGTTCGATCTCCCGCCGGGCAAGGGCACCGACCTCGCCGCCTACTACGACCTGCGGTACCACGCGGAAGCGGTCGGCTAG
- a CDS encoding ammonium transporter, whose protein sequence is MNSGDTAWILTCSALVLMMSIPGLFLFYGGLVRTKNVLGTIMQTFVVVALISITWVLWGYTLAFGPDVGGIVGNLKWFALNGVGAEPNPDIVEGIPHLAFMVFQMMFAIITVALITGAFAERAKFSTFVVFAVLWSTFIYSPLAHWAWGGGWMGAMGALDFAGGTVVHISSGISALAAALLYGKRRGYGRDAMMPHNLPFSVIGAALLWVGWFGFNAGSALAADGLAAVAFVTTNTAAAAAALAWMFTEWACGGKPTLLGAATGAVAGLVSITPAAGFVSPGSAIIIGAGGGILCYAACNFKTRMGYDDSLDVVGVHGVGGVWGALATGLFASTVVNSGGADGLFFGNPGQLWIQFVSVAGTMVFAFVGTLVILGILNATMGLRLSDDDEQMGLDLSQHEERGYSW, encoded by the coding sequence ATCAACAGCGGTGACACCGCCTGGATACTCACCTGTTCGGCGCTGGTGCTGATGATGTCCATTCCGGGACTGTTCCTGTTCTACGGCGGTCTGGTCCGAACCAAGAACGTCCTGGGAACCATCATGCAGACCTTCGTCGTCGTCGCCCTCATCAGCATTACGTGGGTGCTGTGGGGCTACACGCTGGCGTTCGGCCCGGACGTGGGCGGCATCGTCGGCAACCTCAAGTGGTTCGCCTTGAACGGCGTGGGCGCGGAGCCCAACCCCGACATCGTGGAGGGCATCCCGCACCTGGCCTTCATGGTGTTTCAGATGATGTTCGCCATCATCACGGTAGCCCTCATCACCGGCGCGTTCGCGGAACGGGCGAAGTTCAGCACCTTCGTCGTCTTCGCGGTCCTGTGGAGCACGTTCATCTACTCGCCGCTGGCGCATTGGGCCTGGGGCGGCGGCTGGATGGGCGCCATGGGCGCGCTGGATTTCGCCGGCGGCACCGTGGTGCACATCAGCTCCGGCATCTCCGCCCTGGCGGCGGCCCTGCTCTACGGCAAGCGGCGCGGCTACGGGCGCGACGCCATGATGCCCCACAACCTGCCGTTCAGCGTCATCGGCGCCGCCCTCCTGTGGGTGGGCTGGTTCGGCTTCAACGCCGGCAGCGCGCTGGCGGCGGACGGTCTGGCGGCGGTGGCCTTCGTCACCACCAACACCGCGGCGGCGGCAGCGGCCCTGGCGTGGATGTTCACCGAATGGGCCTGCGGAGGCAAGCCAACCCTGCTCGGGGCCGCCACCGGCGCGGTCGCGGGCCTGGTCTCCATCACGCCGGCGGCGGGCTTCGTGAGCCCGGGTTCCGCCATCATCATCGGCGCGGGCGGCGGCATCCTGTGCTACGCCGCGTGCAACTTCAAGACGCGCATGGGCTACGACGACTCGCTGGACGTAGTGGGCGTGCACGGCGTCGGCGGCGTGTGGGGCGCCCTGGCCACCGGCCTGTTCGCCTCCACCGTGGTAAACTCCGGCGGCGCCGACGGCCTGTTCTTCGGCAACCCCGGGCAACTGTGGATCCAGTTCGTCAGCGTGGCCGGCACCATGGTGTTCGCGTTCGTGGGGACCCTGGTGATTCTCGGCATTCTCAACGCGACCATGGGTCTGCGCCTGTCCGACGACGACGAGCAGATGGGCCTGGATTTGAGTCAGCACGAGGAACGGGGTTATAGCTGGTAG